One region of Vescimonas fastidiosa genomic DNA includes:
- a CDS encoding 3-hydroxybutyrate dehydrogenase: protein MLFEKTAIVTGAASGIGYAVAQALRQEGAQVVMADVNEALLIESARKLGGVPFVGNLTRREDCRRLVDFTVERFGGVDILANVAGVQHVCPIEEFPEDKWDFIISLMLTAPFLLTRYCWPYMKEKGWGRIINMSSIHGLVASEFKSAYVSAKHGLVGFTKTAAMEGGPQGITCNAICPAYVMTPLVEKQIAAQAQTHGIPEEKVISDIMLSKAAIKKMVPAENIGAIVKFLCSDAAASITGIALPIDGGWTAN, encoded by the coding sequence ATGTTATTTGAAAAGACTGCTATTGTTACCGGCGCTGCCAGCGGTATCGGCTATGCGGTGGCTCAGGCGCTGCGTCAAGAGGGCGCGCAGGTCGTCATGGCCGATGTGAACGAGGCTCTGCTCATTGAGTCTGCCCGCAAGCTGGGCGGCGTACCCTTTGTGGGCAACCTGACCCGGCGGGAGGATTGCCGCCGTCTGGTGGATTTTACCGTGGAGCGTTTCGGCGGTGTGGACATTCTGGCCAATGTAGCGGGCGTGCAGCATGTGTGCCCCATTGAGGAGTTCCCGGAGGATAAGTGGGACTTCATCATCAGCCTTATGCTCACAGCACCGTTCCTGCTGACACGGTACTGCTGGCCCTATATGAAGGAAAAGGGCTGGGGACGCATTATCAATATGAGCTCTATCCACGGCCTGGTGGCCTCGGAATTCAAGAGCGCCTATGTGTCCGCCAAGCACGGGCTCGTCGGCTTTACCAAGACGGCAGCCATGGAGGGCGGCCCCCAGGGCATCACCTGCAATGCCATCTGCCCTGCCTATGTTATGACTCCCCTTGTGGAAAAGCAGATCGCAGCGCAGGCTCAGACCCACGGCATCCCTGAGGAGAAGGTCATTTCCGATATCATGCTCTCCAAGGCGGCCATTAAGAAGATGGTTCCGGCGGAGAATATCGGCGCTATTGTGAAGTTTCTTTGCTCCGACGCGGCAGCGTCCATCACCGGCATCGCTTTGCCCATCGACGGCGGCTGGACAGCCAACTGA
- a CDS encoding DUF1836 domain-containing protein translates to MIEDINGFRLPRYTQIPDVGLYLEQVVRYVNAHLAPLGEPELTSSMVSNYVKQGLIPSPVKKSYTAEHLARLLFIAVVKPVVPLEGLRLMFGIQEDNYPLQTAYDYFCDEFENMLGAAFGISPARDGIGKTQSDAKDLLRNTILATVNKVYLDRYLEDYQKRREIRNARSIC, encoded by the coding sequence ATGATAGAGGATATTAATGGTTTCCGTCTGCCGCGGTATACACAGATACCGGATGTCGGACTTTATCTGGAGCAGGTGGTGCGCTATGTCAACGCCCATCTTGCGCCGCTGGGAGAGCCGGAGCTGACAAGCTCCATGGTGAGCAATTATGTGAAGCAGGGCCTGATACCCTCTCCCGTAAAAAAGTCATACACAGCGGAGCACCTCGCGCGGCTTCTGTTCATAGCCGTAGTCAAACCCGTTGTTCCGCTGGAGGGGCTTCGCTTGATGTTCGGTATACAGGAGGACAATTATCCTCTTCAAACCGCCTATGACTATTTCTGCGATGAATTTGAGAATATGCTCGGTGCCGCGTTCGGTATATCCCCTGCAAGAGATGGGATTGGCAAGACACAGTCCGACGCAAAGGATCTTCTTCGCAATACGATCCTGGCCACCGTCAATAAGGTCTATCTGGATCGATACCTGGAGGATTATCAAAAGCGACGGGAGATAAGGAATGCACGCAGTATCTGCTGA
- a CDS encoding alpha/beta fold hydrolase, whose protein sequence is MPTFEMDGRHIYFESHGQGRPLVLLNGIMMSCVSWQPFIEALSANNRLLLVDFLDQGKSEKMVGQTYDHGIQVQVVRRLLEHLNLQSACVAGISYGSEVALEFAVTYPEMTDRLILLNATAATGWWLGDIGRAWNLASGSGEAYYHTAIPVIYSPDFYTKRHAWMENRKKLLIPLFENPDFIGAMRRLTDSSESYDLRDRLDQVRCPTLVVSCQEDYLTPLKEQEYLAAHIKDCHHVILPNCGHASMYEQPALFASLIAGFAGLPQVKFDI, encoded by the coding sequence ATGCCTACATTTGAAATGGACGGCAGACACATCTATTTTGAATCCCATGGCCAAGGCAGGCCCCTGGTCCTGCTCAACGGTATCATGATGTCCTGCGTAAGCTGGCAGCCCTTTATTGAGGCCTTGTCCGCAAACAATCGACTGCTTCTGGTGGATTTTTTGGATCAGGGAAAGAGCGAAAAAATGGTGGGCCAGACCTACGACCACGGCATCCAGGTGCAGGTGGTTCGGAGACTGTTGGAGCATTTAAACCTGCAAAGCGCCTGCGTGGCGGGCATTTCCTACGGCAGTGAGGTAGCGCTGGAATTTGCTGTTACCTATCCGGAAATGACCGACCGCCTGATTCTCCTCAACGCCACGGCCGCTACCGGATGGTGGCTGGGAGATATTGGCCGGGCATGGAATTTGGCTTCCGGCAGCGGTGAAGCGTATTATCACACCGCTATTCCGGTGATCTATTCGCCGGACTTTTATACTAAGCGCCATGCGTGGATGGAAAATCGAAAAAAACTGCTGATCCCGCTGTTTGAAAATCCGGATTTTATCGGCGCCATGCGTCGCCTGACGGACAGCTCCGAAAGCTATGATTTGCGGGACAGACTGGATCAGGTGCGGTGTCCCACTTTGGTGGTGTCCTGCCAAGAGGATTATCTCACCCCCCTGAAGGAGCAGGAGTATTTGGCCGCCCATATAAAGGACTGCCATCATGTGATCCTGCCGAATTGCGGTCATGCCTCCATGTACGAGCAGCCTGCGCTGTTTGCCTCGCTTATTGCGGGCTTTGCGGGACTGCCGCAAGTGAAGTTTGACATCTGA
- a CDS encoding branched-chain amino acid ABC transporter permease: MFAAFLSTVCGSLLSICVTALSAFSVTIIFRTSTTANFAQGSIAAFGCYVVAECLNRWGVPVYLGVLPGMIVGVVIGLFIDLMVFRKGRHVGELGKQIITMGFVSLFYGGIPLVFGNPEFIPFESFYNTTKAGVESNVVLRVFGGEIVLTKHALICAAITAVVLAALFLLLKYSKWGLGVRCTASSEFTAELMGINTHVITAISWALACALGVLAAVMYAGGGAMISTSFMGTIQVNAFLACILGVFATFYGPIVGAVLIPVLSNCVGFLANFPAFYDISRWQMVIVYVLLLAIILLKPQGLFGKKVVKKV, from the coding sequence ATGTTTGCCGCATTTTTGTCTACGGTTTGCGGATCGCTGCTGAGTATCTGCGTGACGGCGCTGTCGGCGTTCTCTGTAACCATCATTTTTCGGACATCCACCACGGCCAATTTTGCCCAGGGATCTATCGCAGCCTTTGGCTGCTATGTGGTGGCAGAATGTCTGAACCGGTGGGGGGTCCCGGTTTACCTGGGCGTGCTGCCCGGCATGATCGTGGGTGTCGTTATCGGCCTTTTTATCGACCTGATGGTGTTCCGCAAGGGACGCCATGTGGGAGAGCTGGGAAAACAGATTATCACCATGGGATTTGTGTCCCTGTTCTACGGCGGCATTCCGCTGGTGTTCGGCAATCCTGAGTTCATTCCCTTTGAATCCTTTTATAATACCACCAAGGCCGGTGTGGAGTCTAATGTGGTGCTTCGTGTCTTTGGCGGGGAGATCGTGCTGACAAAACATGCGCTGATCTGTGCCGCTATTACCGCCGTGGTGCTGGCAGCCCTGTTCCTACTGCTGAAATACAGCAAGTGGGGCCTGGGTGTTCGCTGCACAGCCTCCAGTGAGTTTACCGCCGAGCTTATGGGGATCAATACCCATGTCATCACGGCCATCTCCTGGGCACTGGCCTGTGCGTTAGGCGTGCTGGCCGCCGTGATGTATGCCGGCGGCGGCGCCATGATCAGCACCTCTTTTATGGGTACCATCCAGGTCAACGCATTCCTTGCCTGCATTCTGGGGGTATTTGCCACCTTCTACGGCCCCATTGTAGGAGCGGTTCTGATCCCGGTTCTGTCCAACTGTGTGGGCTTTTTGGCGAATTTCCCTGCCTTTTATGACATCAGCCGCTGGCAGATGGTCATTGTGTATGTCCTTCTGCTGGCCATCATCCTCCTCAAGCCCCAGGGCCTGTTTGGGAAGAAAGTGGTAAAGAAGGTGTGA
- a CDS encoding alpha/beta fold hydrolase, with amino-acid sequence MSLSYRTITTPRLTTAYLSAGTPGKPRLLLLHGNVSSAVFYEHLMERLADDFEMLAPDFRCFGHSSALPIDATRGMRDFSDDIAEFLRAVGWDRFHLFGWSMGGGVAMQYAIDHPRQVQSLILQAPLSPFGFGGSYGEAGTPVEPAGLGSGAACTNQALLQAIRTGDRTLPGQVIDSVYVAAGYKLPEAQREKYIDSILLCKTGDDMCQGDSVPCTQWPYAKSGGKGVSNTMSVQYCNLSALADVQPQMPILWIRGDKDVMVSDHSVCDVAVLGQMGVLPGYPGADQFPSQPMVEQMWYVLERYRAVGGRYEEQLISGSGHGCMLDHEDQVVALLQQFIL; translated from the coding sequence ATGAGTTTATCCTATCGTACAATTACAACGCCCCGGCTTACCACTGCCTATCTTTCGGCCGGCACACCCGGTAAGCCTCGCCTGTTGCTGCTCCACGGCAATGTTTCTTCCGCTGTTTTCTATGAGCATCTGATGGAGCGTTTGGCAGATGATTTTGAAATGCTGGCACCGGACTTCCGCTGCTTTGGCCATTCCTCTGCTCTGCCCATTGACGCTACCCGAGGAATGCGGGATTTTTCCGACGATATTGCCGAGTTTTTGCGTGCTGTGGGCTGGGATCGGTTTCATCTTTTCGGCTGGTCCATGGGTGGAGGCGTGGCTATGCAGTATGCCATTGACCACCCCCGGCAGGTGCAGAGTCTGATCCTCCAGGCACCGCTTTCGCCCTTCGGCTTTGGCGGCAGCTACGGGGAGGCGGGCACTCCGGTGGAGCCTGCGGGACTGGGCAGCGGGGCGGCCTGCACAAACCAAGCCTTGCTGCAGGCTATCCGCACCGGTGACCGCACTCTGCCCGGTCAGGTCATTGACAGTGTGTATGTGGCCGCCGGGTATAAGCTCCCGGAAGCGCAGCGGGAAAAATACATTGACTCTATACTCCTGTGCAAGACGGGAGATGATATGTGCCAGGGCGACAGCGTTCCCTGCACCCAATGGCCATACGCTAAGAGCGGCGGCAAGGGCGTGTCCAACACAATGTCCGTGCAATACTGCAACCTTTCCGCCCTGGCGGATGTACAGCCCCAAATGCCCATTTTGTGGATTCGGGGCGACAAGGATGTGATGGTATCCGATCACAGTGTCTGCGATGTGGCGGTATTGGGGCAAATGGGAGTTCTGCCCGGCTATCCCGGAGCGGATCAATTCCCCTCTCAACCCATGGTGGAACAGATGTGGTATGTGCTGGAGCGGTATCGCGCAGTTGGCGGCCGGTACGAGGAGCAACTGATCTCCGGCAGCGGCCACGGCTGTATGTTGGATCACGAGGATCAGGTGGTGGCTCTGCTGCAGCAATTTATTCTCTGA
- a CDS encoding TetR/AcrR family transcriptional regulator, whose protein sequence is MNSKLDLVVVIPESEEGRRSFDRLVKAAEELFSQQGYRSTTIKDIAQSAGLSVGAFYIYFRSKYQIYVYIMQSFALRLQNYLDSRAGKITGDLIERQVEYIMEFIGFAYKNPACYNLIFESLYIDRDLFLQYYYQYAQRYVPALTKSRALPEGMDPMLWSFINMGIGNFIGLKVLAENDAGPEQMEKIRQTLRILLRSGLSKAEEE, encoded by the coding sequence ATGAACAGCAAGCTGGACTTGGTAGTAGTTATCCCAGAAAGTGAAGAAGGCCGCCGCAGTTTTGATCGATTGGTCAAGGCCGCTGAGGAGCTTTTCAGTCAGCAAGGGTATCGCAGCACCACCATCAAGGATATCGCCCAAAGCGCCGGACTGTCCGTGGGGGCGTTTTACATTTATTTCCGCAGTAAGTATCAAATATATGTCTATATTATGCAAAGCTTTGCCCTCCGCCTTCAGAACTATCTGGATTCCCGGGCCGGAAAGATCACCGGAGATCTCATTGAGCGCCAGGTGGAGTACATTATGGAGTTCATTGGCTTTGCCTATAAAAATCCCGCCTGCTATAACTTGATCTTCGAGTCCCTGTACATTGACCGGGATCTTTTCCTGCAATATTACTACCAGTACGCCCAGCGATATGTGCCTGCACTGACCAAAAGCCGCGCCCTGCCCGAAGGAATGGACCCTATGCTTTGGTCCTTCATCAACATGGGTATCGGCAATTTCATCGGCTTGAAGGTTCTGGCAGAAAACGACGCCGGACCAGAGCAGATGGAAAAGATACGCCAAACTCTGCGCATCCTTCTGCGGTCAGGATTGTCAAAAGCCGAGGAGGAGTAA
- a CDS encoding ABC transporter substrate-binding protein, with the protein MKKFLSLLLAAAMLCTLLVGCGSKSDDSNGDYKPFVEVQGVSDDTILVGNTAATTGAYATVGVPFNAGMEAAFKAYNDAGGFQGKSIVLKHYDDGFDGAQGMTYTKQLVETDKVFAIVGHFGTNTVGATLDYLKEKGVPMVYAATGIDDLYQEGAKGNDAVIYSVQPIYSAEGRVLLARAVAPKADGMGLGGTKVGVIATTDDAGAGLLAGVKRENEDLKAQLTVQEVEASATDFSAAVNVLKNAGCDVVIACMNQNPLATLMNTMRDVNYNVNVVTSYVNASATTLGAFVDSGAITDSRMVYCTAWLDVTTEAGMADYTTFYTAMSAWELANGESGSTYALNSYAMAGYIAGSIFVQALQAVDKAGLELNYANFAKIMEETEFSIPMGGTISYAGGDRLGVTALALNCVSLSKNDAGVYALTPVSPILSLADVVAAIK; encoded by the coding sequence ATGAAAAAGTTTCTTTCCCTGCTACTGGCAGCAGCGATGCTGTGCACCCTTCTGGTGGGCTGCGGCAGCAAGAGCGACGATTCCAACGGCGATTATAAGCCCTTTGTAGAGGTACAGGGTGTCAGCGACGACACCATCCTTGTGGGCAACACCGCCGCCACCACCGGTGCCTACGCCACCGTGGGCGTACCCTTCAATGCCGGCATGGAGGCTGCCTTCAAGGCCTATAACGATGCCGGCGGCTTCCAGGGTAAGAGCATTGTCCTCAAGCACTATGACGACGGCTTTGATGGTGCGCAGGGCATGACCTACACCAAGCAGCTGGTGGAAACCGATAAGGTGTTCGCCATTGTGGGTCACTTTGGCACCAATACCGTGGGCGCAACCCTGGATTATCTGAAGGAAAAGGGTGTCCCGATGGTCTATGCCGCCACCGGCATTGACGATCTGTATCAGGAGGGCGCCAAGGGCAATGATGCGGTCATCTACTCCGTACAGCCCATTTACAGCGCTGAGGGCCGTGTGCTGCTGGCCCGGGCTGTTGCCCCCAAGGCGGACGGCATGGGTTTGGGCGGCACCAAGGTGGGTGTCATTGCCACCACCGATGACGCAGGCGCCGGTCTGTTGGCAGGCGTGAAGCGTGAGAACGAGGACCTGAAGGCCCAGCTGACCGTGCAGGAGGTGGAGGCCTCCGCCACCGATTTCTCCGCCGCTGTGAATGTGCTGAAAAACGCCGGGTGTGATGTGGTGATCGCCTGCATGAATCAGAACCCCCTGGCTACGCTGATGAACACCATGCGGGATGTGAACTACAATGTGAATGTAGTCACCTCTTATGTTAACGCTTCTGCCACTACCCTGGGTGCCTTTGTGGACAGCGGTGCCATCACCGACAGCCGTATGGTTTACTGCACCGCCTGGCTGGATGTAACCACCGAGGCAGGTATGGCCGATTATACCACTTTCTATACCGCCATGAGCGCCTGGGAGCTTGCCAACGGTGAGTCCGGCAGTACCTACGCACTGAACTCCTATGCCATGGCCGGATACATTGCCGGCAGTATCTTCGTGCAGGCTTTGCAGGCTGTGGATAAGGCGGGCCTGGAGCTGAACTATGCCAACTTTGCCAAAATCATGGAGGAGACCGAGTTCTCCATCCCCATGGGCGGAACCATCAGCTATGCCGGCGGCGACCGGTTGGGCGTTACCGCTCTGGCACTGAACTGCGTGAGCCTGAGCAAGAATGACGCCGGGGTATATGCCCTGACGCCCGTGAGCCCCATCCTGTCTCTAGCGGATGTGGTGGCTGCCATCAAGTAA
- a CDS encoding ABC transporter ATP-binding protein, which yields MALLEVRNLQVNYGPIQAVKGIDLDVEKGTLVALLGANGAGKTTTLRAITGMVKAYGSVHLGETEILGQRGYKTARMGVNMSPEGRLIFAGLTVEENLKAGAYCIKSAKQYQKNMDRVQELFPILRERRRQQAGTLSGGEQQMLAIGRALMADPEILLLDEPSLGLAPLIIQDIFKTLQAIRSEGTTILMVEQNALATLKIADYGYVLELGKISMHGPASQLVRDERLIEAYLGNKK from the coding sequence ATGGCGCTGCTGGAAGTCAGAAACCTCCAGGTCAATTACGGACCCATTCAGGCAGTAAAGGGAATTGATCTGGATGTGGAGAAGGGGACCCTTGTGGCGCTGCTGGGAGCCAACGGCGCAGGAAAGACCACCACACTCCGGGCCATCACCGGTATGGTAAAGGCGTATGGCTCCGTTCATCTGGGTGAGACGGAGATATTGGGCCAGCGAGGATACAAAACCGCCCGTATGGGCGTGAATATGTCTCCGGAGGGCCGGCTGATCTTTGCCGGACTGACCGTGGAGGAAAACCTCAAGGCCGGAGCCTATTGCATCAAAAGTGCCAAGCAGTATCAGAAAAACATGGATCGAGTGCAGGAACTGTTTCCCATTTTGAGGGAGCGGCGGCGCCAGCAGGCGGGAACCCTCTCCGGCGGTGAGCAGCAGATGCTGGCCATTGGCCGGGCGCTGATGGCGGACCCGGAGATTCTGCTGCTGGATGAACCCTCCTTGGGTCTGGCTCCGCTGATCATTCAGGATATTTTTAAGACCCTCCAGGCCATCCGATCCGAGGGGACGACCATCCTCATGGTGGAGCAAAACGCTTTGGCCACGCTGAAAATTGCGGATTACGGCTATGTGCTGGAGCTGGGCAAGATCAGCATGCACGGCCCTGCCAGCCAGCTGGTCCGGGACGAGCGACTTATTGAAGCCTATTTGGGCAATAAAAAATAA
- a CDS encoding ABC transporter ATP-binding protein yields MARTDRAYRKMMRRKTMLCAEKDYRDILLRDCQEQARKKTDAYRTQLMRELYTAHPDWIPAEEAGKIVFDSRMAQFDADMAFVRKQASTRAAKAISKDPACAEREEEKLQQLQKEHEELRNQYSCRLQREISAQLTDMPGDGAEREAAVSDIERKVDAFRAEQEKAAQKQMETIRQAEDSKIQKLSDALGKLQLTPADRPGLPEGVVLRVQDLCMYFGGVHAVDGLSFDVKKGEIFGLIGPNGAGKTTVFNCITQFYKPTSGTLLFENKAGEVISLPEEKVHDVVLQGIVRTFQNVEVIREVSVLDNLLIAGHRQFTAGILSQALHLPTLKKQERIIREKALRVLEFMGLTEYRDWYAAGLPYGILKKIEIARTLMCDPQLIILDEPAAGLNDTETLELAELIRRIRDTMGCTILLVEHDMGLVMNICQTVCAISFGKLLAIGTPEEIQKDPQVQKAYLGESDEEVEK; encoded by the coding sequence ATGGCCAGAACTGACAGAGCGTACAGAAAAATGATGCGCAGAAAAACTATGCTCTGCGCCGAAAAGGACTACAGGGACATTCTCCTGCGGGACTGTCAGGAGCAGGCCCGGAAAAAAACGGACGCTTACCGCACACAGCTTATGCGGGAGCTGTATACCGCGCATCCCGATTGGATTCCGGCGGAGGAGGCCGGCAAGATCGTGTTCGACAGCCGCATGGCGCAATTCGATGCCGACATGGCATTTGTTCGGAAGCAGGCCTCCACCCGGGCGGCTAAGGCTATCTCGAAGGATCCTGCCTGTGCAGAGCGAGAGGAGGAGAAGCTGCAGCAGCTGCAAAAGGAGCATGAGGAGCTTCGGAATCAGTACAGCTGCCGATTACAGCGGGAGATCAGTGCCCAGTTGACGGATATGCCCGGTGACGGGGCAGAGCGGGAAGCGGCTGTTTCCGATATTGAGCGGAAGGTAGATGCATTTCGGGCAGAGCAGGAGAAGGCGGCACAGAAGCAGATGGAAACGATCCGGCAAGCGGAGGATAGCAAGATCCAAAAGCTCTCAGACGCCTTGGGAAAACTGCAGCTCACTCCGGCTGACAGACCGGGGCTGCCGGAGGGCGTGGTGCTGCGAGTGCAGGATCTGTGTATGTATTTCGGTGGTGTCCACGCTGTAGACGGCCTTTCCTTTGATGTGAAAAAGGGTGAAATTTTCGGCCTCATCGGTCCCAACGGTGCAGGTAAAACCACTGTGTTCAACTGTATCACCCAGTTTTATAAGCCTACCTCCGGCACACTGCTGTTTGAAAACAAGGCAGGCGAGGTCATCTCCTTGCCGGAGGAAAAGGTACACGATGTGGTACTGCAGGGTATCGTCCGCACCTTTCAAAATGTGGAGGTGATTCGGGAGGTCTCCGTACTGGATAACCTGCTTATTGCGGGGCATCGGCAGTTTACGGCGGGGATTTTGTCTCAGGCTCTACACCTGCCGACGCTGAAGAAGCAGGAGCGCATTATAAGGGAGAAGGCCCTCCGTGTGCTGGAATTCATGGGCCTTACGGAGTACAGAGATTGGTATGCCGCAGGCCTGCCCTACGGAATCCTGAAGAAAATCGAGATCGCACGCACACTGATGTGCGACCCCCAGCTGATTATATTGGACGAGCCTGCCGCAGGTCTGAACGACACGGAAACTTTGGAGCTGGCGGAGCTGATTCGCCGCATCCGGGATACCATGGGCTGCACCATTTTGCTGGTAGAGCATGACATGGGACTTGTGATGAACATTTGTCAGACCGTATGTGCCATTTCCTTCGGGAAGCTCCTGGCAATCGGGACGCCGGAGGAGATTCAGAAGGATCCGCAGGTACAGAAAGCGTATTTGGGTGAGAGCGATGAGGAGGTGGAGAAGTAA
- a CDS encoding branched-chain amino acid ABC transporter permease produces MTDLNVKKEYLNLIYADCGKVSAGEKIKKLLAVPGTQYLIFGVILGVFPLLAQLGVLTSSFVFAVGNTMIYAIMAIGFCLLMGYSGLASLGTAGFVGIGAYIAYYFMQVYGAPFGIAFIVTVMISLFSGVLVGFISLRIEGIYLAILTLGLSEILRNTFISLKSSIKLDMSKVRLFGVKIGEEQVYLLILALFVLLLFITSNLIRSPIGRALLSVKNSTSAAQAMGINLMKYRVLAFVISTVYAAIAGLMYMMLLRNMTTSTSTLLSMATSLNILGAVVIGGAKSLWGTTFGVFIIYGLQSTLLSKIPFFVENPAFITMITGLLIILIVMFFPGGIAQMMGNLMQKRKTAKFAANTQRRVDGYGQN; encoded by the coding sequence ATGACGGACTTGAATGTTAAAAAGGAATATCTGAATCTGATTTACGCCGATTGCGGCAAGGTGAGCGCTGGAGAAAAGATAAAGAAGCTGTTGGCAGTTCCCGGGACCCAATATTTGATCTTTGGGGTGATATTGGGCGTTTTTCCGTTGCTGGCGCAGCTGGGCGTTCTGACCAGCTCCTTCGTCTTTGCCGTGGGAAACACCATGATTTATGCCATTATGGCCATTGGCTTCTGCCTGCTCATGGGCTACTCCGGTCTGGCTTCCCTGGGTACGGCAGGTTTTGTAGGGATCGGCGCATACATTGCCTACTATTTCATGCAGGTATACGGAGCACCTTTCGGCATCGCCTTTATCGTTACGGTGATGATAAGTCTGTTCAGCGGCGTGCTGGTAGGCTTTATCTCCCTGCGGATCGAGGGAATTTATCTGGCAATCCTGACGCTGGGTCTCTCGGAAATTCTGCGCAACACCTTCATTTCTCTGAAATCCTCTATCAAGCTGGATATGTCCAAGGTGCGGCTCTTCGGTGTAAAGATCGGAGAGGAGCAGGTGTATCTGCTGATCCTGGCGCTGTTTGTCCTGCTGCTGTTCATTACCTCCAACCTTATCCGCAGCCCTATCGGCCGGGCTCTGCTGTCGGTGAAAAACAGCACCTCCGCCGCCCAAGCCATGGGTATTAATCTGATGAAGTACCGTGTGCTGGCCTTCGTGATCTCCACGGTGTATGCCGCTATTGCGGGACTTATGTACATGATGCTCCTGCGGAACATGACTACCTCTACCTCCACGCTGCTGAGCATGGCAACCTCCCTGAACATTTTAGGCGCTGTGGTCATCGGCGGAGCCAAGTCTCTATGGGGCACCACTTTCGGGGTGTTCATCATCTACGGACTGCAGTCAACGCTCCTGAGCAAGATTCCCTTCTTCGTGGAGAACCCGGCGTTCATCACCATGATTACGGGTCTGCTTATCATCCTCATCGTAATGTTCTTTCCCGGCGGCATAGCTCAGATGATGGGGAACCTTATGCAAAAGAGAAAAACAGCAAAATTCGCTGCCAATACGCAAAGGAGGGTGGACGGTTATGGCCAGAACTGA
- a CDS encoding DegV family protein, whose amino-acid sequence MNQFRIVADSSCDILTLDGADFVSVPLTIRTDTEEFRDDDFLDVNEMVTVLRSTKGRSYSACPNIADWTEAFGDSGDVIAFTITSSLSGSYSTACAAKKHCEELDPSRRICVVDSLSAGPEIALLIEKAQSAMCAGADFDDVCRDIQAYRERTHLLFALESMHNLAQNGRVNKLAATMAGVLGIRAVGQASSEGTLEMLGKCRGQRKTQEFMLHEMERLGCKGGSVRIGHCQNPALALELCVEIQHRFPGVEVKSYPLRGLCSYYAERGGIMLGFES is encoded by the coding sequence ATGAATCAGTTTCGTATCGTCGCAGACTCCAGCTGCGACATTCTCACGCTGGACGGAGCAGACTTCGTCAGTGTTCCGCTTACTATTCGCACAGACACGGAGGAATTTCGTGATGACGATTTTCTGGATGTGAACGAGATGGTCACTGTACTGCGCAGCACTAAGGGACGGTCTTACAGTGCATGCCCGAATATTGCTGACTGGACAGAGGCCTTTGGTGACAGCGGCGATGTGATCGCCTTCACCATCACCAGCAGTCTTTCCGGCAGCTATAGCACGGCCTGTGCCGCAAAGAAGCACTGTGAGGAGCTCGATCCATCACGCCGTATTTGTGTTGTGGATTCCCTGTCGGCCGGGCCGGAGATCGCACTTCTCATAGAAAAAGCGCAGTCTGCGATGTGCGCCGGAGCCGACTTCGACGATGTGTGCAGGGACATCCAAGCATATCGCGAGCGCACTCATCTGCTCTTTGCCCTGGAATCCATGCACAACCTTGCGCAGAATGGGCGGGTTAACAAGCTGGCAGCCACCATGGCCGGCGTTTTGGGTATCCGTGCCGTTGGGCAGGCCAGCTCTGAAGGTACCCTTGAGATGCTGGGGAAATGCCGGGGGCAGCGGAAAACCCAGGAATTCATGCTGCACGAGATGGAACGGCTTGGCTGCAAGGGCGGGAGCGTTCGGATCGGACATTGTCAGAATCCAGCCCTTGCACTGGAGCTTTGCGTCGAGATTCAGCACCGCTTCCCGGGAGTAGAGGTAAAGAGCTATCCGCTGCGGGGCCTGTGCAGCTATTATGCCGAGCGCGGCGGGATTATGCTGGGCTTTGAGTCTTGA